Proteins from a single region of Electrophorus electricus isolate fEleEle1 chromosome 5, fEleEle1.pri, whole genome shotgun sequence:
- the me2 gene encoding NAD-dependent malic enzyme, mitochondrial isoform X1, which yields MLSRLQVCVRPCVSVCRWAHTKEKGKALMLNPHTNKGMAFTLKERQILGLQGLLPPKIETQDIQAMRFQRNLRKMSDPLQKYIYLMGIQERNEKLFYRVLMEDIDALMPIVYTPTVGLACTQYGHIFRRPKGLFISIMDQGHIHSVLDNWPETNVKAVVVTDGERILGLGDLGVYGMGIPVGKLCLYTACAGIRPERCLPVCIDVGTDNETLLRDPFYMGLYQRRDRSQRYDDLIDEFMEAVVDKYGQDTLIQFEDFGNHNAFRFLKKYREKYCTFNDDIQGTAAVALAGLLATRRVVGKPITEHRVLFLGAGEAALGIANLIVMAMMEEGMSQADARKKIWMFDKYGLLEQGRHQSTDSNQEAFVHPSPGEVKSFLDAVNVIKPTAIIGVAGAGRLFTHDVIKAMGCLNERPIIFALSNPTAKAECTAEDAYSLTQGRCLFASGSPFGPVTLEDGSILIPGQGNNAYIFPGVALAVILSGVRHISDTVFLEAAKTLADQLTDEELSQGRLYPPLSKIREVSLQMAVKVVEYLYAKGMAFRYPEPLDKDAYVRSKVWNTNYESFLPEIYDWPGVSHSPLVD from the exons ATGCTCTCCAGACTTCAGGTATGTGTTCGgccatgtgtgagtgtgtgtcgcTGGGCTCACACAAAAGAGAAAGGCAAAGCACTGATGCTCAaccctcacacaaacaag gGCATGGCCTTTACTCTGAAAGAGAGGCAGATTCTAGGACTCCAGGGTTTACTGCCTCCCAAGATCGAGACTCAAGACATCCAGGCCATGCGTTTCCAGAGGAACCTGAGGAAGATGTCTGACCCCCTGCAGAA ATACATCTACCTGATGGGGATCCAGGAGCGTAATGAGAAGCTGTTCTATCGGGTTCTCATGGAGGACATTGACGCCCTGATGCCCATCGTTTATACACCTACTGTGGGTCTTGCCTGCACACAGTATGGACACATCTTTCGCCGGCCTAA AGGTCTCTTTATCTCCATCATGGACCAAGGCCACATACACTCAGTCCTGGACAACTGGCCTGAAACTAATGTGAAG GCAGTGGTGGTGACAGATGGTGAGCGGATCCTGGGTCTGGGTGACCTGGGTGTGTATGGCATGGGTATTCCCGTGGGGAAACTCTGTCTGTATACAGCCTGTGCTGGGATCAGACCAGAGAGATGCCTACCCGTCTGCATTGATGTTGGCACAGACAATGAG ACATTGCTCAGAGACCCTTTCTACATGGGTCTGTATCAGAGGCGAGACCGCTCCCAGCGCTATGATGACCTGATTGACGAGTTCATGGAGGCTGTGGTGGATAAATATGGCCAGGATACGCTTATCCAGTTTGAGGACTTTGGCAACCACAACGCTTTCCGCTTCCTCAAGAAGTACCGCGAGAAATACTGCACCTTCAATGATGACATACAAG gcaCTGCTGCAGTAGCTCTGGCTGGTTTGCTAGCAACACGGCGTGTGGTGGGGAAACCAATCACCGAACACAGAGTTCTGTTTCTGGGAGCAGGAGag GCTGCTCTGGGTATCGCTAACCTTATCGTCATGGCGATGATGGAGGAAGGAATGTCTCAGGCAGATGCAAGAAAAAAGATCTGGATGTTTGATAAGTATGGCCTGCTGGAACag ggcagaCACCAGTCAACAGACAGTAATCAGGAGGCCTTTGTGCACCCCAGTCCAGGTGAAGTCAAGAGTTTCTtggatgctgtaaatgtcatcAAGCCCACAGCCATTATTG GAGTGGCGGGTGCAGGCCGTCTTTTTACGCATGATGTCATCAAAGCAATGGGCTGCTTGAATGAGCGGCCAATCATCTTTGCTCTGAGTAATCCCACAGCTAAAGCTGAATGCACAGCAGAGGATGCATACAGCCTTACACag GGTCGATGTTTGTTTGCCAGTGGAAGTCCATTTGGTCCTGTTACTCTGGAAGATGGTAGTATCCTCATCCCTGGCCAAGGCAACAATGCCTACATATTCCCAG GGGTGGCACTAGCTGTTATACTCAGTGGTGTCAGACACATCAGTGATACAGTTTTCCTTGAAGCTGCCAAg ACTCTTGCAGACCAGCTGACAGACGAGGAGCTGAGTCAGGGTAGGCTTTACCCACCACTCTCCAAAATTAGAGAGGTTTCTTTACAAATGGCGGTAAAG gTCGTAGAGTACTTGTATGCAAAGGGGATGGCGTTTCGGTACCCAGAGCCACTGGATAAGGATGCCTATGTCCGCTCAAAAGTGTGGAACACCAACTATGAGTCCTTCCTGCCGGAGATCTATGATTGGCCTGGAGTCTCCCACAGTCCCCTAGTGGACTAA
- the me2 gene encoding NAD-dependent malic enzyme, mitochondrial isoform X2: protein MVRDFYVGLFISIMDQGHIHSVLDNWPETNVKAVVVTDGERILGLGDLGVYGMGIPVGKLCLYTACAGIRPERCLPVCIDVGTDNETLLRDPFYMGLYQRRDRSQRYDDLIDEFMEAVVDKYGQDTLIQFEDFGNHNAFRFLKKYREKYCTFNDDIQGTAAVALAGLLATRRVVGKPITEHRVLFLGAGEAALGIANLIVMAMMEEGMSQADARKKIWMFDKYGLLEQGRHQSTDSNQEAFVHPSPGEVKSFLDAVNVIKPTAIIGVAGAGRLFTHDVIKAMGCLNERPIIFALSNPTAKAECTAEDAYSLTQGRCLFASGSPFGPVTLEDGSILIPGQGNNAYIFPGVALAVILSGVRHISDTVFLEAAKTLADQLTDEELSQGRLYPPLSKIREVSLQMAVKVVEYLYAKGMAFRYPEPLDKDAYVRSKVWNTNYESFLPEIYDWPGVSHSPLVD, encoded by the exons ATGGTGAGGGACTTTTATGT AGGTCTCTTTATCTCCATCATGGACCAAGGCCACATACACTCAGTCCTGGACAACTGGCCTGAAACTAATGTGAAG GCAGTGGTGGTGACAGATGGTGAGCGGATCCTGGGTCTGGGTGACCTGGGTGTGTATGGCATGGGTATTCCCGTGGGGAAACTCTGTCTGTATACAGCCTGTGCTGGGATCAGACCAGAGAGATGCCTACCCGTCTGCATTGATGTTGGCACAGACAATGAG ACATTGCTCAGAGACCCTTTCTACATGGGTCTGTATCAGAGGCGAGACCGCTCCCAGCGCTATGATGACCTGATTGACGAGTTCATGGAGGCTGTGGTGGATAAATATGGCCAGGATACGCTTATCCAGTTTGAGGACTTTGGCAACCACAACGCTTTCCGCTTCCTCAAGAAGTACCGCGAGAAATACTGCACCTTCAATGATGACATACAAG gcaCTGCTGCAGTAGCTCTGGCTGGTTTGCTAGCAACACGGCGTGTGGTGGGGAAACCAATCACCGAACACAGAGTTCTGTTTCTGGGAGCAGGAGag GCTGCTCTGGGTATCGCTAACCTTATCGTCATGGCGATGATGGAGGAAGGAATGTCTCAGGCAGATGCAAGAAAAAAGATCTGGATGTTTGATAAGTATGGCCTGCTGGAACag ggcagaCACCAGTCAACAGACAGTAATCAGGAGGCCTTTGTGCACCCCAGTCCAGGTGAAGTCAAGAGTTTCTtggatgctgtaaatgtcatcAAGCCCACAGCCATTATTG GAGTGGCGGGTGCAGGCCGTCTTTTTACGCATGATGTCATCAAAGCAATGGGCTGCTTGAATGAGCGGCCAATCATCTTTGCTCTGAGTAATCCCACAGCTAAAGCTGAATGCACAGCAGAGGATGCATACAGCCTTACACag GGTCGATGTTTGTTTGCCAGTGGAAGTCCATTTGGTCCTGTTACTCTGGAAGATGGTAGTATCCTCATCCCTGGCCAAGGCAACAATGCCTACATATTCCCAG GGGTGGCACTAGCTGTTATACTCAGTGGTGTCAGACACATCAGTGATACAGTTTTCCTTGAAGCTGCCAAg ACTCTTGCAGACCAGCTGACAGACGAGGAGCTGAGTCAGGGTAGGCTTTACCCACCACTCTCCAAAATTAGAGAGGTTTCTTTACAAATGGCGGTAAAG gTCGTAGAGTACTTGTATGCAAAGGGGATGGCGTTTCGGTACCCAGAGCCACTGGATAAGGATGCCTATGTCCGCTCAAAAGTGTGGAACACCAACTATGAGTCCTTCCTGCCGGAGATCTATGATTGGCCTGGAGTCTCCCACAGTCCCCTAGTGGACTAA